One Marasmius oreades isolate 03SP1 chromosome 2, whole genome shotgun sequence DNA segment encodes these proteins:
- a CDS encoding uncharacterized protein (BUSCO:EOG09261LEU) has translation MYLISTLVLLLCSSTIALENLVLEEEYTEYLSIRSLRDGKVASSFSFKTLLRDASPRDPRQLSFDDNQDASQHYTLFPLTLGQILRQYAITELHLTLNAGKWNYDSWGVPDEPGVGPGAELWAWMADGGTMSVDHRWQGLRNALAGLFCASLGSLDEQRTTSPQYAFPPEGTIPDLGLPHQIRHASHASEHVCTENLTPFLKLLPCKSSSGLASLLNPHRLFDADWHGMGIHVLWNPDGIEVHLNFQLVSDPLRPSTVQKQDWSLESLFDRTIQKSCPVAVTSQISVSLPSSGMYRITPEPHTLQGDNAHYELGSSLAEPFNVGIEWAGELEYPSALRDSSLMPISIHRTLQGPTQDKGRLLVTLRNNGPNELKVLYLETMPWLLQFYLHTTTMHIDGIPRNDLISNVSYILPVPHYQPATFESVLTIPGNATVRYSVDVTKAFLRYTEHPPDAQRGWDLPPAVFVPSTDSLRRMYAPALLVDLATPDFSMPYNVIIFTCSVVAFIFGSTFNLLTRKFVVVHLPEGN, from the exons ATGTACTTAATCTCCACCCTCGTTTTACTATTGTGTTCCTCGACTATTGCTCTTGAGAATCTCGTTCTCGAAGAGGAATACACAGAATATCTTTCCATTCGTTCTTTGCGCGACGGAAAAGTAGCATCTAGCTTTTCATTCAAAACTCTACTACGGGACGCTAGCCCCAGGGACCCCCGACAGCTCTCGTTCGACGACAACCAGGATGCTT CACAACACTACACTCTTTTCCCGCTGACTTTGGGACAAATCCTGCGACAGTATGCCATTACGGAATTACATCTGACGTTAAATGCTGGAAAATGGAATTACGATTCTTGGGGAGTTCCAGACGAGCCTGGTGTCGGCCCCGGAGCAGAACTTTGGGCATGGATGGCGGATGGCGGTACAATGAG CGTTGATCACCGTTGGCAAGGTCTTCGAAACGCTCTGGCAGGTCTCTTCTGTGCATCTCTAGGCTCCTTAGATGAGCAACGAACAACTTCCCCGCAGTATGCATTCCCACCTGAAGGGACTATACCGGACTTGggtcttcctcatcaaaTACGACACGCATCCCATGCGTCCGAGCATGTTTGCACAGAGAACCTGACCCCGTTTTTGAAACTACTTCCGTGTAAATCTTCCTCAGGATTAGCTTCGCTCCTGAACCCACACCGTCTGTTCGATGCAGACTGGCACGGTATGGGGATACACGTCTTATGGAATCCAGACGGCATTGAAGTTCACTTGAATTTCCAGTTAGTTTCTGACCCCCTGAGGCCGTCCACGGTTCAAAAGCAAG ACTGGTCGCTCGAATCTCTGTTTGATCGAACAATTCAAAAGTCATGCCCTGTTGCGGTAACCAGCCAGATATCTGTTAGCCTTCCGTCGAGTGGAATGTATCGAATAACCCCAGAGCCTCATACACTCCAGGGCGATAATGCACACTATGAGCTTGGCTCTTCGTTAGCAGAGCCTTTCAATGTCGGAATAGAATGGGCTGGGGAGCTCGAGTATC CGTCTGCCTTGCGCGACTCTTCGCTAATGCCCATATCTATCCATCGTACTCTCCAAGGGCCCACACAAGACAAAGGGCGATTACTGGTTACCCTCAGGAACAACGGTCCCAACGAGCTCAAAgtgttgtatttggaaaCAATGCCATGGCTTCTTCAGTTTTACCTTCACACTACAACAATGCATATTGATGGCATTCCTCGCA ATGATCTCATATCGAACGTCTCATACATACTTCCAGTGCCACACTATCAACCTGCAACGTTCGAATCAGTCTTGACGATACCCGGCAATGCGACTGTGAGATACTCCGTCGATGTTACTAAGGCGTTTCTTCGGTATACCGAACATCCACCAGATGCACAGCGAGGATGGGATCTTCCACCAGCTGTGTTCGTTCCTTCGACAGACTCATTACGGCGTATGTACGCGCCGGCACTCCTGGTGGACTTGGCTACCCCGGATTTTAGCATGCCATACAATGTTATCATTTTTACTTGTTCCGTCGTAGCTTTCATCTTTGGAAGCACATTCAATCTGTTGACAAGAAAGTTTGTTGTTGTTCATCTGCCGGAGGGTAATTAA